A stretch of Natronococcus sp. CG52 DNA encodes these proteins:
- a CDS encoding isochorismate synthase has translation MDRTSGGRQLTGDSRPATTEESIELVSRSRELEDVSFGAIVDAGDACRIQWATPVGLEVVGRGVASRFAASGPERFDEIRTQAAAAFDGLDHVGPAVARPRAFGGFSFHDAHEPDTRWSGFEAASFVVPQVLVTRSDDGTWLTTVAPGESEAMRRLEDWHERLGDLPAMRPSGSGPGVRSTGRTTAPAAWQSQVETALERIANGDLTKVVLARALSVELDGPVDVPATLERLRRRYPNCYRFLIGREGGGTFFGAPPERLVSKRGDRVETEALAGSVPRGDTPEEDDEYVERMVDSDKFQREHGLVVESIRDQLEPLARELAIDDQTIRQLATIQHLQTPIAATLERDTHILDLVEALHPTPAVGGVPPRAALETIREIESFDRGWYAAPIGWFDAAGDGEFAVGIRSGLAADETVTLFAGNGIVADSDPTEEWEEVQLKFRPILDELR, from the coding sequence ATGGACCGAACGTCGGGCGGGCGACAACTGACTGGCGACTCACGGCCGGCGACCACTGAAGAGAGTATCGAGCTGGTGAGTCGGAGTCGCGAACTCGAGGACGTTTCCTTCGGCGCGATCGTCGACGCCGGCGACGCGTGTCGGATTCAGTGGGCGACGCCCGTCGGCCTCGAGGTCGTCGGCCGCGGCGTCGCCTCCCGGTTCGCCGCCAGCGGCCCGGAGCGGTTCGACGAGATTCGAACGCAGGCCGCCGCGGCGTTCGACGGCCTCGATCACGTCGGCCCTGCAGTCGCACGTCCGCGCGCGTTCGGCGGTTTTTCGTTTCACGACGCTCACGAGCCAGATACCCGGTGGAGCGGCTTCGAGGCGGCCTCGTTCGTCGTTCCGCAGGTTCTCGTCACCCGGAGCGACGACGGCACCTGGCTCACGACTGTCGCACCGGGAGAGAGCGAGGCGATGCGTCGGCTCGAGGACTGGCACGAACGACTGGGCGACCTGCCGGCGATGCGGCCGAGCGGGTCGGGTCCCGGCGTTCGCTCGACGGGCCGCACGACCGCGCCCGCGGCGTGGCAGAGCCAGGTCGAGACGGCGCTCGAGCGAATCGCGAACGGCGACCTCACGAAGGTCGTCCTCGCGCGGGCGCTCTCGGTCGAACTCGACGGGCCGGTCGACGTCCCCGCGACGCTCGAACGGTTGCGCCGCCGGTACCCGAACTGCTATCGATTCCTGATCGGTCGCGAGGGCGGCGGCACGTTCTTCGGTGCGCCTCCCGAGCGACTGGTCTCGAAACGCGGCGACCGTGTGGAGACGGAGGCGCTCGCGGGCTCCGTCCCGCGCGGTGACACGCCCGAGGAGGACGACGAGTACGTCGAGCGGATGGTCGACAGCGACAAGTTCCAGCGCGAACACGGCCTCGTGGTCGAGTCAATTCGCGACCAGCTCGAACCGCTCGCGCGCGAACTCGCGATCGACGACCAGACGATTCGTCAGCTGGCGACGATCCAGCACCTGCAGACGCCGATCGCGGCGACGCTCGAGCGGGACACTCACATTCTCGACCTCGTCGAGGCGCTGCACCCGACGCCGGCGGTCGGCGGCGTGCCGCCGCGTGCGGCCCTCGAGACGATTCGAGAGATCGAGTCGTTCGACCGCGGCTGGTACGCCGCGCCGATCGGCTGGTTCGACGCCGCCGGCGACGGCGAGTTCGCGGTCGGTATTCGATCGGGACTCGCCGCCGACGAGACGGTGACGCTGTTCGCGGGCAACGGCATCGTCGCCGACAGCGATCCGACCGAGGAGTGGGAGGAGGTACAGCTAAAGTTCCGACCGATCCTCGACGAGCTCAGATGA
- a CDS encoding sulfite oxidase-like oxidoreductase, which yields MSTNDATDVTELYQEFGEERLPPGQRETSAFPVLSKSGTPEFDPETWEFTVTGAVEEELSFSWEEFRELPTVTQRQDFHCVTGWSKFDCAFTGVPFPTIAERAGIRDDAVHVMFSALDDYTTDLPLEDCLREEVLFAWAYDGEELPADHGGPLRVVTPHKYAYKGAKWVDGIEFLAEPEPGYWERRGYSETANPWNEERYS from the coding sequence ATGAGCACGAACGACGCAACCGACGTTACGGAACTCTATCAGGAGTTCGGCGAGGAGCGGCTGCCGCCGGGACAGCGCGAAACGTCCGCCTTTCCGGTGCTCTCGAAGAGCGGCACGCCGGAGTTCGATCCCGAAACCTGGGAGTTCACCGTCACCGGCGCCGTCGAAGAGGAGCTCTCCTTCTCCTGGGAGGAGTTCCGAGAGCTCCCGACCGTGACCCAGCGCCAGGACTTCCACTGCGTGACCGGCTGGAGCAAGTTCGACTGCGCGTTCACGGGGGTTCCCTTCCCTACCATCGCCGAACGAGCCGGCATCCGTGACGATGCAGTCCACGTCATGTTCTCCGCACTCGACGACTACACCACGGACCTGCCGCTCGAGGACTGTCTCCGCGAGGAGGTCCTCTTCGCGTGGGCCTACGACGGTGAAGAGCTACCGGCGGACCACGGCGGTCCGCTTCGGGTCGTCACACCACACAAGTACGCCTACAAGGGTGCCAAGTGGGTCGACGGGATCGAGTTCCTCGCCGAACCCGAACCGGGCTACTGGGAGCGACGCGGCTACTCCGAGACGGCGAATCCGTGGAACGAGGAGCGATACAGCTAA
- a CDS encoding ribbon-helix-helix domain-containing protein, whose protein sequence is MPKVEITIPEHLEMQIAQMVERGEFVNREEAIEDLLSTGIKAYKTSGPMDEDDEGGMGSGLEDDGMMGHDDEYVF, encoded by the coding sequence ATGCCGAAAGTAGAGATCACCATCCCGGAACACCTCGAGATGCAGATCGCGCAGATGGTCGAGCGGGGCGAGTTCGTCAACCGTGAGGAAGCGATCGAGGACCTCCTGTCGACGGGCATCAAAGCCTACAAGACCAGCGGACCGATGGACGAGGACGACGAAGGAGGAATGGGTAGCGGACTCGAAGACGACGGAATGATGGGCCACGACGACGAGTACGTCTTCTAG
- a CDS encoding DUF7550 family protein, with amino-acid sequence MADDNDTDPAVDHDSGADVGHDLEADRTTAPMGDYTTRDVGVGIAVTLVGILIAFGIPLLALGL; translated from the coding sequence ATGGCAGACGACAACGACACCGATCCTGCGGTTGATCACGACTCGGGAGCCGACGTCGGCCACGACCTCGAGGCCGACAGAACGACCGCGCCGATGGGCGACTACACGACGCGCGACGTCGGCGTCGGCATTGCAGTCACGCTCGTCGGGATCCTGATCGCGTTCGGGATTCCGTTGCTCGCGCTCGGTCTGTAA
- the hisF gene encoding imidazole glycerol phosphate synthase subunit HisF, with protein sequence MALTKRVIPCIDVDLDEDGNPAVYTGVHFEDLKYTGDPVEMARAYNEAGADEFVFLDITASAEGRETMLDVVRDVADEVFIPLTVGGGIRTTDDIKETLRAGADKVSITTGALERPELITEGARAFGSQCIVISVDARRRFDEEGEHYVEVDGESCWFECTKKGGREGTGIDVLEWAREAETRGAGELFVNSIDKDGTKDGYDVPLTKAVCDAVDTPVIASSGCGGPEDLYEVFTEANADAGLAASIFHFDEHSIRECKEYLDERDVPVRL encoded by the coding sequence ATGGCCCTGACCAAGCGAGTCATCCCGTGTATCGACGTCGATCTCGACGAGGACGGGAACCCGGCGGTCTACACCGGCGTTCACTTCGAGGATCTGAAATACACCGGCGATCCGGTCGAGATGGCCCGGGCGTACAACGAGGCGGGCGCCGACGAGTTCGTCTTCCTCGACATCACCGCCTCGGCGGAGGGACGAGAGACCATGCTCGACGTCGTCCGCGACGTCGCCGACGAGGTCTTCATCCCGCTGACCGTCGGCGGCGGCATTCGGACCACCGACGACATCAAGGAGACGCTCCGGGCGGGCGCCGACAAGGTCTCGATCACGACCGGCGCCCTCGAGCGACCCGAACTCATCACCGAGGGCGCGCGCGCGTTCGGCAGCCAGTGTATCGTCATCAGCGTCGACGCCAGACGGCGGTTCGACGAGGAGGGCGAACACTACGTCGAGGTCGACGGCGAGTCCTGCTGGTTCGAGTGCACCAAGAAAGGGGGTCGCGAGGGAACCGGCATCGACGTCCTCGAGTGGGCCCGAGAGGCCGAAACCCGCGGCGCGGGCGAACTGTTCGTCAACTCGATCGACAAGGACGGCACCAAGGACGGCTACGACGTTCCGCTGACGAAGGCGGTTTGTGACGCCGTCGACACGCCGGTTATCGCCTCGTCGGGCTGTGGCGGTCCCGAGGACCTGTACGAAGTGTTCACCGAGGCCAACGCCGACGCCGGCCTCGCGGCGTCGATCTTTCACTTCGACGAGCACTCGATCCGGGAGTGCAAGGAGTACCTGGACGAGCGCGACGTTCCGGTTCGACTCTGA
- a CDS encoding TIGR03668 family PPOX class F420-dependent oxidoreductase — MPAERAFLERARVGTLATVDARNRPHAVPICYALVDGANGLRLVSAIDEKPKSTLELRRVRNVRSNPWITVLVDRYSEDWSRLAWVQVRGRADVIRPDESGHEAAVRALRSTYEQYDDHDLHEGPIIAIRVDETRSWGALEE, encoded by the coding sequence ATGCCGGCAGAGCGAGCGTTTCTCGAGCGGGCTCGAGTCGGAACGCTGGCGACGGTCGATGCACGGAACCGACCGCACGCCGTTCCGATCTGTTACGCGCTCGTCGACGGGGCGAACGGGTTACGACTCGTCTCGGCGATCGACGAGAAGCCGAAATCGACGCTGGAACTCCGGCGGGTTCGGAACGTTCGGTCGAACCCGTGGATCACGGTGCTCGTCGACCGCTACAGCGAGGACTGGTCTCGTCTCGCGTGGGTACAGGTCCGCGGACGGGCCGACGTGATCCGCCCGGACGAGAGCGGCCACGAAGCGGCCGTTCGGGCGCTCCGGTCGACCTACGAGCAGTACGACGACCACGACCTCCACGAGGGACCGATCATCGCGATCCGCGTCGACGAGACGCGGTCGTGGGGTGCGCTCGAGGAGTGA
- a CDS encoding DNA-directed RNA polymerase subunit L, with translation MELRVTESSEDELSIEIAGEDHTFMNVLKGALLEHDDVSAATYDVNPEQSGGQTEPILTIKTESGVDPLEALEEAAVDVREKATSFRDAFEAAA, from the coding sequence ATGGAACTGCGGGTCACCGAGAGCAGCGAGGATGAACTCTCGATCGAGATCGCCGGCGAGGATCACACGTTCATGAACGTCCTCAAAGGCGCCCTCCTCGAGCACGACGACGTGAGCGCGGCAACGTACGACGTGAATCCCGAACAGTCCGGTGGGCAGACGGAGCCGATCCTGACGATCAAGACCGAGAGCGGCGTCGATCCCCTCGAGGCCCTGGAGGAGGCTGCGGTCGACGTCCGCGAGAAGGCGACCAGCTTCCGTGACGCCTTCGAGGCCGCAGCGTAA
- a CDS encoding rhomboid family intramembrane serine protease yields MDPIAVAVAGLVAAALLGSVAVVRRLHRPDRPWLEVARTRLVMGVPWGSLVVIGAVCFVYLFVQDGITNVREPVTVPYRAWSYFYPLGMLTASFSHVGPTHLIGNVLGAAVVAPIAEYAWGHYPDERENGAADSWRTDPRVRALVVFPLVVFAIGLVTSLFALGPVIGFSGLVFAFAGFAIVHYPIVTLVGTLGVQGALLTIVRALRDPVSVYVAEPSPPGPPTWATIAIQGHALGFFIGLVLGILVLRRRGSRPDPLRLWIAILLFGFAKSLWAIYWFGGDNSFVLFQGPGVVVVAVLAVLITLAVAGSERSVVPRRFRSDDTRSRTVGDGSSPDVRPLELVNGRSGHTDAAARLERITELARGTRTAERTSGPSLRRTAFLAILVVTAMLAGIAVPANLLVVEGADPTSESHVEIDGYTVEYAESVENELVSPVAVGPFDDAVTLESSGVIVSSDQRQIWLEAVTSQRLAFTGEETIYVGGLGWREAVHVERVGWEPIGNETVYQVWIREDGAERQLAYESNSSAADVRIDGRTVAVASEDGEFVLEVTAAETDTVTTAPIPEENESTEADGLTFERDDGTIYAISDGTEVALAAEETYD; encoded by the coding sequence ATGGATCCGATCGCGGTCGCGGTCGCGGGACTCGTCGCGGCGGCGCTGCTCGGTTCCGTAGCGGTCGTCCGGCGACTTCACCGGCCGGATCGTCCGTGGCTCGAGGTCGCACGGACGCGACTCGTGATGGGCGTCCCGTGGGGGTCGTTGGTCGTGATCGGCGCGGTCTGTTTCGTCTATCTGTTCGTCCAGGACGGGATCACGAACGTCAGGGAACCCGTCACCGTTCCGTACCGAGCCTGGTCGTACTTCTACCCGCTCGGGATGCTCACCGCGTCGTTCTCTCACGTCGGGCCGACGCACCTCATCGGGAACGTCCTGGGTGCGGCCGTCGTCGCACCGATCGCCGAGTACGCCTGGGGCCACTACCCGGACGAACGCGAGAACGGGGCGGCCGACTCGTGGCGAACCGATCCCCGGGTGCGCGCGCTGGTCGTCTTCCCGCTGGTCGTGTTCGCGATCGGGCTGGTTACCAGCCTCTTCGCACTCGGGCCCGTGATCGGCTTCTCGGGACTCGTCTTCGCGTTCGCCGGCTTCGCCATCGTCCACTACCCGATCGTGACGCTCGTCGGGACGCTCGGCGTGCAGGGGGCGCTCCTGACGATCGTTCGGGCGCTACGAGATCCCGTCAGTGTCTACGTCGCCGAGCCGAGTCCGCCGGGGCCGCCTACGTGGGCGACGATCGCCATCCAGGGACACGCGCTCGGGTTCTTCATCGGCCTCGTCCTCGGAATCCTGGTGCTACGGCGCCGCGGTAGTCGCCCCGACCCGCTCCGCCTCTGGATCGCCATCCTGCTGTTCGGCTTCGCCAAGTCGCTGTGGGCGATCTACTGGTTCGGCGGCGACAACTCGTTCGTCCTCTTTCAGGGGCCGGGGGTCGTCGTCGTCGCGGTGCTGGCCGTCCTGATTACGCTCGCGGTCGCCGGCTCCGAGCGGTCGGTCGTTCCACGGCGATTCCGATCGGACGATACCCGCTCGAGAACGGTCGGGGACGGATCGTCGCCCGACGTGCGACCGCTCGAACTCGTCAACGGCCGTTCCGGCCACACCGACGCCGCCGCACGGCTCGAGCGGATCACAGAACTCGCTCGCGGTACGCGGACGGCCGAACGGACGTCCGGTCCGAGTCTCCGCCGAACTGCGTTCCTGGCGATTCTCGTCGTGACCGCGATGCTCGCCGGAATCGCCGTCCCCGCCAATCTGCTCGTCGTCGAGGGTGCCGACCCGACTTCGGAGTCACACGTCGAAATCGACGGGTACACCGTCGAGTACGCCGAGAGCGTCGAGAACGAACTCGTCTCGCCGGTCGCCGTCGGCCCGTTCGACGACGCCGTCACCCTCGAGTCCAGCGGGGTGATCGTTTCGAGCGATCAGCGCCAGATCTGGCTCGAGGCGGTGACGAGCCAGCGACTCGCCTTCACCGGCGAGGAGACGATCTACGTCGGCGGCCTCGGCTGGCGGGAGGCCGTCCACGTCGAGCGAGTCGGCTGGGAACCGATCGGGAACGAGACGGTCTATCAGGTCTGGATTCGGGAAGACGGCGCGGAGCGCCAACTCGCTTACGAGTCGAACAGTTCAGCGGCGGACGTCCGTATCGACGGCCGTACCGTCGCGGTCGCCTCCGAGGACGGCGAGTTCGTCCTCGAGGTGACTGCAGCCGAGACCGATACCGTCACGACCGCGCCGATCCCCGAAGAGAACGAGTCGACCGAGGCGGACGGACTCACCTTCGAGCGCGACGACGGGACGATCTACGCGATCTCGGACGGCACGGAGGTCGCCCTCGCGGCCGAGGAGACGTACGACTAG
- a CDS encoding METTL5 family protein: MSGPSRRTLARRLESLEDFAEPSATLEQYLTPPEIAAHICHLASLQGDLERPIVDLGTGTGMLAVAGALAGAGRVVGVDVDAGALALARENAARVDATAAIDWVRGDVTRHPLSITDATVLSNPPFGAQRGNRHADREFLETTRTIADVSYTIHNEGSQSFVESFAADEGGEVTHGFRAAFPIAKRFDFHTEAEATLEAEVFRIEWD; this comes from the coding sequence ATGTCCGGCCCCTCCCGGCGCACGCTCGCCCGTCGGCTCGAGTCGCTCGAGGACTTCGCCGAGCCGTCTGCGACGCTCGAACAGTATCTCACGCCGCCCGAGATCGCCGCCCACATCTGTCACCTCGCGAGCCTGCAGGGCGATCTCGAGCGGCCGATAGTCGATCTCGGAACCGGAACGGGGATGCTCGCGGTCGCGGGCGCGCTGGCGGGCGCCGGCCGGGTGGTCGGCGTCGACGTCGACGCCGGCGCGCTCGCGCTGGCTCGCGAGAACGCGGCGCGCGTCGACGCGACCGCCGCGATCGACTGGGTCCGCGGTGACGTTACGCGTCATCCGCTGTCGATCACCGACGCGACCGTCCTTTCGAACCCGCCGTTCGGGGCACAACGGGGCAATCGTCACGCCGACCGGGAGTTTCTCGAGACGACCCGAACGATCGCGGACGTCTCCTACACGATCCACAACGAGGGAAGTCAATCGTTCGTCGAATCGTTCGCCGCCGACGAGGGTGGCGAGGTCACGCACGGATTTCGTGCGGCGTTCCCGATCGCCAAGCGGTTCGACTTTCACACCGAGGCGGAGGCGACGCTCGAGGCGGAAGTATTCCGGATCGAGTGGGACTAG
- a CDS encoding zf-TFIIB domain-containing protein, which translates to MDQCPRCQSPLEELSLGEVATVTCSRCGYADVPVEHERLGHEGESWRDALNRFYEE; encoded by the coding sequence ATGGACCAGTGTCCACGGTGTCAGAGCCCGCTCGAGGAGCTCTCGTTGGGAGAGGTTGCGACGGTTACGTGTTCCCGCTGCGGGTACGCGGACGTTCCCGTGGAGCACGAGCGTCTCGGTCACGAGGGAGAATCCTGGCGCGACGCGCTCAACCGCTTCTACGAGGAGTAA
- a CDS encoding disk-shape morphogenesis protein volactin yields MAKGLDVGTMNILSAQQDGNDTVFVQQRNSFVEIEYSDMAEQMLSRSEVLHIRKDDKVYVVGDDALNFANIFNKETRRPMKHGILSNDEKSAIPMMKLIIEQVVGEPAYPDEKLYFSSPADPIDSDLSTLYHQKTIESFLNDMGYDSEPINEGMSVIYSELADNNFTGLGISFGAGMTNVCLSYYAVPVMKFSVARGGDWVDEQAARATGTPVDKVTSIKENDFELDFTTDVGGVEGALSIYYENLLDYVIENIVTEVDEEDVEEGLDVPVVVTGGTSSPSGFEDLFRDHLEDANIPFSISGVSHANEPLYSVARGGLVAARSDEDVDHDKEEAEEVEAAANE; encoded by the coding sequence ATGGCCAAAGGCCTAGACGTCGGAACGATGAATATCCTGTCAGCACAGCAGGATGGAAACGACACGGTGTTCGTACAGCAGCGAAACTCCTTCGTAGAGATCGAGTACTCGGATATGGCCGAGCAGATGCTCTCACGAAGCGAGGTTCTTCACATCCGCAAGGACGACAAGGTGTACGTCGTCGGCGACGACGCCCTGAACTTCGCGAACATCTTCAACAAGGAGACGCGCCGACCGATGAAACACGGGATCCTCTCGAACGACGAGAAGAGCGCGATCCCGATGATGAAGCTCATCATCGAACAGGTCGTCGGAGAACCTGCGTACCCGGACGAGAAGCTGTACTTCTCGTCACCGGCCGATCCGATCGATTCGGATCTCTCGACGCTGTACCACCAGAAAACGATCGAGTCGTTCCTCAACGACATGGGATACGACTCCGAACCGATCAATGAGGGGATGTCCGTCATCTACTCCGAGCTCGCGGACAACAACTTCACCGGACTCGGCATCAGCTTCGGTGCGGGGATGACGAACGTCTGTCTGTCCTACTACGCGGTGCCCGTCATGAAGTTCTCCGTCGCCCGCGGCGGCGACTGGGTCGACGAGCAGGCCGCGCGCGCGACCGGGACGCCGGTCGACAAGGTCACCTCGATCAAGGAGAACGACTTCGAACTCGACTTCACGACGGACGTCGGCGGCGTCGAGGGCGCACTGTCGATCTACTACGAGAACCTGCTCGATTACGTCATCGAGAACATCGTCACGGAAGTCGACGAGGAGGACGTCGAGGAGGGACTCGACGTTCCCGTCGTCGTCACCGGCGGAACCTCGAGCCCCAGCGGCTTCGAGGACCTGTTCCGCGACCACCTCGAGGACGCGAACATTCCGTTCTCGATCAGCGGCGTCTCTCACGCCAACGAGCCGCTGTACAGCGTCGCGCGCGGTGGCCTCGTCGCCGCCCGCTCCGACGAGGACGTCGACCACGACAAGGAGGAGGCGGAGGAAGTCGAAGCGGCAGCGAACGAGTAG
- a CDS encoding DUF7139 domain-containing protein: protein MAAEQPPDGYLFDLYRRYIGEPEGRTDVYVGFGLFFGGIGIAVTALVLFLWGSTHEAHTLDSAYYNWIQPAYALGMLSLPAMMLGIVVLLPSERRMLYTSIGGAVITAVAVSGFLYAYPTNWHFVRDVDYTVEVVATYAVGLSGLIASTGAALVAHYLDLARQAETVEIDDADEEDELSDADVQRDIDEAMEDVELSWGGVEKTEHKRLSFSENDLEGVSIDASAGTKTTRSSGVDAQVDGLKGLKGGETKKTTSSSTVDDQTTKLKELREQKRREAAADEESRSAGVVSALLSRFRTLVARK from the coding sequence ATGGCAGCGGAACAGCCCCCTGATGGATACCTCTTCGATCTCTACCGTCGGTACATCGGCGAACCGGAGGGACGAACCGACGTCTACGTCGGATTCGGTCTCTTCTTCGGCGGTATCGGGATCGCGGTGACGGCGCTCGTGCTTTTCCTCTGGGGAAGCACGCACGAAGCACACACGTTGGACAGCGCGTACTACAACTGGATTCAGCCGGCGTACGCGCTGGGAATGCTCTCGCTCCCGGCGATGATGCTGGGAATCGTCGTTCTCTTGCCGTCCGAGCGCCGGATGCTGTACACGTCGATCGGTGGCGCCGTGATTACCGCGGTCGCAGTCAGCGGATTCCTCTACGCCTACCCCACGAACTGGCACTTCGTCCGCGACGTCGATTACACGGTCGAGGTCGTCGCGACGTACGCAGTCGGACTGTCCGGGCTCATCGCGTCGACCGGCGCGGCGCTCGTCGCTCACTACCTCGACCTCGCGCGACAGGCGGAAACGGTCGAGATCGACGACGCGGACGAGGAGGACGAGTTATCCGACGCCGACGTCCAGCGAGACATCGACGAGGCGATGGAGGACGTCGAACTCTCCTGGGGCGGCGTCGAAAAGACCGAACACAAGCGGCTGAGTTTCTCCGAGAACGATCTCGAGGGCGTCTCGATCGACGCGAGCGCCGGAACCAAGACGACCCGCTCCTCGGGTGTCGACGCGCAGGTCGACGGCCTCAAGGGGCTGAAAGGGGGCGAGACGAAGAAGACGACCTCGAGTTCGACCGTCGACGACCAGACGACGAAACTGAAGGAACTTCGCGAACAGAAGCGCCGGGAGGCCGCCGCCGACGAGGAATCACGGTCCGCTGGAGTCGTCTCGGCACTCCTCAGTCGGTTCCGCACGCTGGTCGCGCGGAAGTAA
- a CDS encoding sensor histidine kinase — translation MYVALAALFPLIQTAGEMPFEIVVVVSLLTAIPGSVLLYGGYRLPRATIHPALYDRIAGWCLAGAGVMGGILALSGLVSGLTNLVPNALILTALGSGAGFGTGIYDAKAKTRAREAEQRSRELAYQNNRLENFARLLAHELRNPLAIAKGYHQQSQPRNEDAAKEVALAHERIEEMIDILLVTVRGSKVNIDDEPTVIAALAARMWDELSIQTESATLVVNTVQTIRGNPIHMQHLLANLFRNSIEHSEKGVTVRIGDLEDGFYVEDNGPGIPEDTHNDVVEAGFTTRSRGMGLGLTVVIQLADLYDWDWTLTDSESGGTRFEFTNVEFVTT, via the coding sequence ATGTACGTCGCGCTTGCTGCGCTTTTCCCACTGATACAGACCGCTGGGGAAATGCCGTTCGAAATCGTAGTGGTCGTGTCCTTGCTGACGGCGATCCCTGGTTCTGTGCTCCTCTATGGCGGGTATCGGTTACCCCGAGCTACTATTCATCCTGCGCTCTACGACCGTATTGCAGGCTGGTGCCTCGCCGGGGCCGGGGTGATGGGTGGAATTCTCGCACTCAGCGGACTTGTCAGCGGCCTCACCAATCTCGTCCCCAACGCCCTCATTCTTACAGCACTCGGTAGCGGTGCTGGCTTCGGGACGGGAATCTACGACGCGAAGGCGAAAACACGTGCGCGTGAAGCCGAGCAACGAAGCCGCGAACTCGCTTATCAGAACAACCGGTTAGAAAACTTCGCGAGGCTGCTCGCACACGAACTTCGCAACCCACTGGCGATCGCCAAGGGGTACCACCAGCAGTCCCAGCCCCGAAACGAAGATGCCGCGAAGGAGGTAGCACTCGCTCACGAGCGAATCGAGGAGATGATCGACATTCTGCTCGTCACCGTGCGAGGATCGAAAGTAAACATTGACGACGAACCGACTGTGATTGCGGCGCTGGCCGCGAGAATGTGGGACGAGCTTTCAATCCAAACGGAGTCAGCGACACTCGTCGTGAATACCGTACAGACGATTCGAGGTAACCCGATCCACATGCAGCATCTGCTGGCGAACCTCTTTCGAAACAGCATCGAACACAGTGAGAAGGGGGTGACCGTTCGTATTGGCGATCTCGAAGACGGGTTCTACGTAGAGGATAACGGTCCCGGTATTCCCGAGGATACCCACAACGACGTGGTTGAGGCGGGCTTTACTACGAGATCACGCGGGATGGGACTCGGTCTCACGGTCGTCATACAGCTTGCCGATTTGTACGACTGGGACTGGACACTCACCGACAGCGAGAGCGGTGGGACACGGTTTGAGTTTACCAATGTTGAGTTTGTCACAACTTGA
- a CDS encoding CPBP family intramembrane glutamic endopeptidase: MNRPLSTPEGIDTRNLAEFLVILTALALGFTAITRVTGINIVAVGPLYMFTPGIAGLTVCLHNGIALSDVGLRIGRKRWLALAAILPLPVLSVITVLSLGVPGVTFNSSLDTAAEVGLPSGVFWAFAAWGIVVAIGATFNAIFGFGEEFGWRGYLLWELAPLGFWKASLAIGAAWGIWHAPLVFAGHNYPSFPIIGIVAFTVACIALAPLFTYIVVRSKSVLPAAIFHGVFNAVGLVGYATTDDAVLRQLVASEGGIIGITVFGLIALSIAFTGPPRLTRDFATSRRPVSTTPSWEKQTR, translated from the coding sequence ATGAACAGGCCCCTCTCAACACCGGAAGGCATCGATACGCGCAACCTCGCGGAGTTCCTCGTCATCCTGACAGCGCTCGCCCTGGGATTCACCGCCATCACCCGCGTTACGGGTATCAACATCGTAGCGGTTGGACCACTCTACATGTTCACGCCCGGGATCGCCGGACTGACTGTGTGCCTGCACAATGGGATCGCACTCTCAGACGTCGGTCTCCGGATCGGGCGGAAGCGGTGGCTCGCTCTGGCCGCGATCCTGCCACTCCCGGTTCTCAGCGTGATAACGGTGCTCTCGCTCGGCGTACCGGGCGTAACGTTCAACTCATCACTCGATACAGCGGCCGAAGTCGGCCTTCCGTCGGGAGTGTTCTGGGCGTTCGCTGCGTGGGGTATCGTCGTAGCGATTGGTGCGACGTTCAATGCGATCTTCGGTTTCGGTGAAGAGTTCGGTTGGCGGGGTTACCTCTTATGGGAGCTTGCCCCGCTGGGATTCTGGAAGGCGTCGCTAGCGATCGGTGCCGCGTGGGGGATCTGGCACGCGCCACTCGTCTTTGCCGGGCACAATTATCCGTCGTTCCCGATCATCGGCATCGTCGCGTTCACGGTCGCGTGTATCGCTTTGGCCCCGCTGTTCACCTACATCGTCGTTCGATCGAAATCCGTTCTCCCCGCGGCCATCTTCCACGGCGTGTTCAACGCAGTTGGGCTCGTCGGGTACGCAACCACCGATGATGCCGTTCTCAGACAACTCGTTGCCAGCGAGGGCGGCATTATCGGTATAACGGTGTTCGGGCTCATCGCGCTCTCGATCGCATTTACTGGACCACCGCGCTTAACCCGTGACTTCGCCACGAGTAGGCGTCCCGTCTCGACGACTCCCTCGTGGGAGAAACAGACTCGGTAA